The Salvelinus namaycush isolate Seneca unplaced genomic scaffold, SaNama_1.0 Scaffold197, whole genome shotgun sequence region AGTACAGCTTCCCTCTCCAACCCACTCAGCACTGCAGAGTACAGCTTCCCTCTCCCAACCCACTCAGCACTGCAGAGTACAGCTTCCCTCTCCAACCCACAATGCACTGCAGAGTACAGCTTCCCTCTCCAACCCACTCAGCACTGCAGAGTACAGCTTCCCTCTACAACCCACTAGGCACTGCAGAGTACAGCTTCCCTCTCCCAACCCACAATGCACTGCAGAGTACAGCTTCCCTCTCCAACCCACTCAGCACTGCAGAGTACAACTTCCctctattctcttctctctctcatctgatcTCCTGTCTCGCCACTGGCCTGTCTCTTTAGCTCTCAGCGGGACCGTAAAGGTCAGAGAGAGTCAATGCATCCCAaatctattccctatttagtgcactactttagaccagggccctatggaaccctattccctatatatagtgcactattttagaccagggccctatggcaccatattccctatatatagtgcactattttagaccagggccctatggaaccctattccctatatatagtgcactactttagaccagggccctatggaaccctattccctatatatattgcactactttagaccagagtcctatgtaaccctattccctatatatagtgcactactttagaccagagtcctatggaaccctattccctatttagtgcactactttgagcAGGGCCCAATGGGCTTGATGTTTGGCCCAGACTAGTTATTAAAACTATTGGCTAGTCAGACCTTTCGTACTGTTCCAGCTGGCTGATAGCCATCGTTACTTAGGTGGTGTAAAGCACAGAGGATTTTAGACTCACATTTACTGACCGATACTTCCTGAATTCCCGAGTTGGAAGACGATGCCGGGCTACTAGATGTCCATGGCTAGTTGAAGGTGGTTCGTTCCAATTTGAAAATGCTCCTTTATTAAATCAATAGAACCAACAATGGAATCCAACAATGGTGTATGACCGCCATCTTGTCTATTTAAAATATGATCTAATTGATTGAGAAAGGTGGGGTGTCCACCCCAAAGTGCTGCGTGTCATGTCATCTCTAACCTGTCCGTCTGTCTCATGTCTGTCCTGCGGgctctaacctgtctcctctctctctctctctctctctctctctctctctctctctctctctctctctctctctctctctctctctctctctctctctctctctctctctctgtctctctgtctctctgtctctctgtctctctgtctctctgtctgtctgtctctgtctgtctctgtctgtctctgtctgtctctgtctgtctctgtctgtctctctctgtctctctctgtctctctctgtctctctctgtctctctctgtctctgtctctgtctctgtctctgtctctgtctctctctgtctctgtctctctctgtctctgtctctgtctctgtctctgtctctgtctctgtctctgtctctgtctctgtctctgtctctgtctctgtctctgtctctgtctctgtctctgtctctctctctctgtctctgtctctgtctctctctctctctctctctctctgtctctgtctctctctgtctctgtctctgtctctctctctgtctctgtctctgtctctctctctgtctctctctctgtctctctctctgtctctctctctgtctctctctctgtctctctctgtctctctctctgtctctctctgtctgtctctctctgtctgtctctctctctctgtctctctctgtctgtctctctctgtctctctctgtctgtctctgtctctctctctctctgtctctgtctctctctctctctgtctctctctgtctctgtctctctctgtctctgtctctctgtctctgtctctctctgtctctctctgtctctgtctctctctgtctctgtctgtctctgtctctgtctctgtctctgtctctctctctctctgtctctctctctctgtctctgtctctgtctctctctgtctctctctgtctctgtctctctctgtctctgtctctgtctctgtctctgtctctgtctctctctgtctctgtctctctctgtctctgtctctgtctctgtctctgtctctgtctctctctctctgtctctgtctctgtctctgtctctgtctctctctctctctgtctctctctctctgtctctgtctctctctctctctgtctctgtctctctctgtctctgtctctctctctctctgtctctctctctctctctctgtctctctctgtctctctctgtctctctctctctctgtctctctctctctctgtctctctctctctctctctctctctctctctctctctctctctctctctctctctctctctctctctctctctctctctctctctctctctcctctccaggttaCCGTTGTTTCAAGGCGGTGATGTTCTCtaacctgtctcctgtctctctctctctctctctctctctctctctctctctctctctctctcctctccaggttaCCGTTGTTTCAAGGCGGTGATGTTCTCtaacctgtctcctgtctctctctctctctctcctctccaggttaCCGTTGTTTCAAGGCGGTGATGTTCTCtaacctgtctcctgtctctctctctctctctctctctctctctcctctccaggttaCCGTTGCTTCAAGGCGGTGATGTtcctaacctgtctcctctctctctctctctctctctctctctctcctctccaggttaCCGTTGCTTCAAGGCGGTGATGTtcctaacctgtctctctctctctcaattcaattcaattcaattcaaggggctttattggcatgggaaacatgtgttaacattgccaaagcaagtgaggtagataatatacaaaagttaaatgaacaataaaaattaacagtaaacattacacatacagaagtttcaaaacaataaagacatcacaaatgtcatattatatatatacagtgttgtaacaatgtacaaatggttaaagtacacaagggaaaataaataagcataaatatgggttgtatttacaatggtgtttgttcttcactggttgcccttttcttgtggcaacaggtcacaaatcttgctgctgtgatggcacactgtggaatttcacccagtagatatgggagtttatcaaaattggatttgttttcgaattctttgtgggtctgtgtgatctgagggaaatatgtgtctctaatatggtcatacattgggcaggaggttaggaagtgcagctcagtttccacctcattttgtgagcagtgagcacatagcctgtcttctcttgatagccatgtctgcctacggcggcctttctcaatagcaaggctatgctcactgagtctgtacatagtcaaagctttccttaagtttgggtcagtcacagtggtcaggtattctgccactgtgtactctctgtttagggccaaatagcattctagtttgctctgtttttttgtaaattctttccaatgtgtcaagtaattatctttttgttttctcatgatttggttgggtctaattgtgctgttgtcctggggctctgtggggtgtgtttgtgtttgtgaacagagccctaggaccagcttgcttaggggactcttctccaggttcatctctctgtaggtgatggctttgttatggaaggtttgggaatcgcttccttttaggtggttgtagaatttaacggctcttttctggattttgataattagtgggtatctgcctaattctgctctgcatgcattatttggtgttctatgttgtacacggaggatattctGGCAGaaatctgcatgcagagtctcaatttggtgtttgtcccattttatgaattattggttggtgagcggaccccagacctcccAACCATAAAGGAAAATgggttctatgactgattcaagtattttttgacagatcctaattggtatgttgaattttatgttccttctgatggcatagaatgcccttcttgccttgtctcagatcgttcacagctttgtggaagttacctgtggcactgatgtttaggccaatgtatgtatcgttttttgtgtgctctagggcaacagtgtctagatggaatttgtggtcctggcgactggaccttttttggaacaccattattttggtcttactgggatttactgtcagggcccaggtctggcagaatctgtgcagaagatctaggtgctgctgtaggccctccttggttggtgacagaagcaccagatcatcagcaaacagtagacatttgacttcggattctctctctctctctctctctctctctctctctctctctctctctctctctctctctctctctctctctctctctctctctctctctctctctttcttctcctcctcctcctcctctccaggttACCATTGCTTCAAGGCGGTGATGTTCTCTaacctgcctcctctctctctctctctctctctctctctctctctctctctcctctccaggttaTCGTTGTTTCAAGGCGGTGATGTTCTCTAACctgcctcctgtctctctctctctctctctctctctctctctctcctctccaggttaTCGTTGTTTCAAGGCGGTGATGTTCTCtaacctgtctcctgtctctctctctctctctcctctccaggttaCCGTTGTTTCAAGGCGGTGATGttctctaacctgtctctctctcctcctctcctctccaggttaCCGTTGCTTCAAGGCGGTGATGTTCCTAACAGGCTTGATGTTTGGCTCTGTCATCATCTTTCTGCTGTGTTATAAGGAGCGTGTCCTGGACACCCAGCTGAGTGTGGAGGCCTCGGTGGGCATCGGCCTGGGCATCGGTACCCTCTGTGGCCTGGTCACCATGCTGGTGCGCTCCGTGGGACTCTTCATGGTGGGGCTGTTGCTGGGATTACTGCTGGGCATCGCCTCACTGGTAAGAATCAtttagaaaaataataataatatatttagaTTCAATttagatctaggatcaggtttagGATCAGGTTTAGGATCAGGTCTGGGATGATCAGGTCTGGGatcaggtctaggatcaggtctaggatcagctctaggatcaggtctgggatcaggtctaggatcaggtctaggatcaggtctaggatcaggtctgggATGATCAGGTCTGGGATCAGGTCTAGGgtcaggtctaggatcaggtctaggatcaggtctaggatcaggtctgggatcaggtctaggatcaggtctaggatcaggtctaggatcaggtctccagCTCCCGGACCATATGATATTGTTCTTTATGATTTAAAccgctaaactgatcctagatcagcactccttctcTGAAATGCTTCATGATTTTGGGCCCTGTTTCCTAGTTTGTATTAATGTCCAGATATATTTTTTATTACACTCTGTGTACACTGAGTTAACGTGAATACagtgagtggacaaaacattaggaatacctgctctttccatgacacagactgaccaggtgaatccaggtgaaactatgatcccttattgatgtcacttgttaaatccacttcagtcagtttagatgaaggggaggagacaggttaaataggGATTTTAAGCCTtaaaacaattgagacatggattgtgtatgtgtgcctttcaGAGGGTTAGTGgggaaaatatttaagtgcctttgaacggggtatggtagtaggtgccaggtgccaggtgcaccggtttgcgtcaagaactgcaacgctgctgggttttccagactcaacagtttcccgtctgtatcaagaatggtccgccacccaaaggacatccagccaacttgacacaactgtgagaagcattggagtcaacatgggccagctgtggaacgctttcaacaccttgtagagtccatgtcccgatgaattgaggctgttctgagggaaaaacgGGGTGCAACCcattattaggaaggtgttcctaatgttttgtacactcagtgtattcaCGTTACCCCTGATCACATGTAAAGTTTCCTTATGGGGACAATAAGGTTCATTcggttgattggttggttgaatCTCCATGCAGGTGGTAATGGGGGAGTTCCACCACCCCCGGACGGTGTGGGTGCCCCTGGGCGTGTTGTTGGGGTCAGGCATGCTGTTCGCCGTCCTCACCCTCCAATGGCAGCGCTTCTTCACCACCCTCTCCACCGCTGTGTTTGGCTCGGCTGTCATCACCGTCACTGTGGACTACTTCCTCGAGCTGTTCGCTCTGGTCAGGTGTGTTGGTGTTGTAGTTagggctctctcctctcctcgtctcctcctcccctctcctcctctcctctcccctctcctcctctcctcacccctcctctcctctcctcacccctctcctctcctcctctcctcctctcccctctcctcctctcctctcccctctcctctcctcacccctctcctcctctcctcacccatcctctcctctcctctcctcaccacccctcctctcctcctctcctcactcctctcctcaccactcccctctcctcacccctcttctcctcctctcctcctcccctctcctcacccttcctcttctcctctcctcacccctcctctcccctctcctcctctccgtacccctcctctcccctctcctcacccctcatctcccctcccttcctcttctcctatcctcacccctcctctcccctctcctcctctccatacccctcctctcccctctcctcacccctcatctcccctcccttcctttctcctcctcacccctcctcaccgctcccatcctcttctctcctctcctctgttgctcagctggtagagcaagGTGCTTCCAAAGCCAGGATCGTGAAGGCCACCCATCTGAAAATGTATTCAAATTTTTGCACGCACTACTGGAACTAACACTAACATTACTGTAAAATAACATTACAGTAAGATAACATTACTGTAAAATAACATTACAGTAAGATAACATTACTATAAGTGGCTTTGGGGAAAATAAGTGTCTGCTAAAGAGCATATATTAAACGTCTGTGGTTTGATTTCCAAGATTTCAGAAGTTGCATTACAGTGAGATAACactactgtaaaatagcattacAGTAAGATAACactactgtaaaatagcattacAGTAAGATAACactactgtaaaatagcattacAGTAAGATAACactactgtaaaatagcattacAGTAAGATAACactactgtaaaatagcattacAGTAAGATAACactactgtaaaatagcattacAGTAAGATAACactactgtaaaatagcattacAGTAAGATAACACTACTGTAAGTGGCTTCCAAGATTTCCAAGATTTCAGAAGTTGTCTGGACCACTGAAGGAGTCCGCTTAGTTCTAGGATTGTGAAAGAAAGTTCAGCTTTTTTTGAAGGGAAATAAACTGCGGTCTTAAACATTCTTATATAATTATAGGTAAATACATATTATAAACcgggtagtttgggtcctggatgctgattggctgacacagCATTTCAACCTtgtgtatatcagacaatataccatgTGTATGATGCAAAAAATGCATGTTTATTGTTctatttatgttggtaaccagtttaaaatAGCAATAAGGTCCCTCGGGGGTTTGCCAACATACTACACCCCCTTCTTATTCCTTGACTCTGTTACAGATACATGTCGGAGAGGATCAAGGTGGCTCCGCCCCGTCCTCTCTGCTGGTTCACCTGGGTCGTCATGGGGCTGTGGCCTGTCCTGGCATTGCTGGGGGTCCTCATCCAATGGAAGGTAACCGCCGAGGGATATTCACACACTGAGGGTGAGTCTGAgccctgacctttaaccctaaTAGAGGGATACTCACACACTGAGGGTGAGTCTGatccctgacctttaaccctaaCAGAGGGATACTCACACACTGAGGGTGAGTCTGatccctgacctttaaccctaaCAGAGGGATACTCACACACTGAGGGTGAGTCTGatccctgacctttaaccctaaCAGAGGGATACTCACACACTGAGGGTGAGTCTGATCCCTGACCGTTAACCCTAATAGAGGGATACTCACACACTGAAGGTGAGTCTGatccctgacctttaaccctaaCAGAGGGATACTCACACACTGAGGGTGAGTCTGatccctgacctttaaccctaaCAGAGGGATACTCACACACTGAGGGTGAGTCTGatccctgacctttaaccctaaCAGAGGGATACTCACACACTGAGGGTGAGTGATAGATCTGGTGTGGTCTTGCCAGCTGTGGTCTTTGTCATATCAAGTTTCAAGTCAAGTCCTAGACAtgattaaagtaactgtccagtgtttccagatttccaTGAAATTTGACCTATAATTatttacaatatgagtgaaagaGTTATCCTCACAAAAAATTAGTTTAccaaaagcagcttttctgtgttggaatggtgtgggcgtaccccaacaacattaaaaatattaatgcgagtagaccgctgattggccagctcatcctctatgctctagaccactgattggccagctcatcctctatgctctagaccactgattggccagctcatcctctacgctctagaccactgattggccagctcatcctctagaccgctgattggccagctcatcctctagaccgctgattggccagctcatcctctatgctctagaccactgattggccagctcatcctctatgctctagaccactgattggccagctcatcctctacgctctagaccgctgattggccagctcatcctctatGCTCTAGatcactgattggccagctcatcctctatgctctagaccactgattggccagctcatcctctagaccgctgattggccagctcatcctctagaccgctgattggccagctcatcctctatgctctagaccactgattggccagctcatcctctacgctctagaccgctgattggccagctcatcctctatgctctagaccactgattggccagctcatcctctatgctctagaccactgattggccagctcatcctctagaccgctgattggccagctcatcctctatgctctagaccactgattggccagctcatcctctacgctctagaccactgattggccagctcatcctctatgctctagaccactgattggccaggtcatcctctagaccgctgattggccagctcatcctctatgctctagaccactgattggccagctcatcctctacgctctagaccgctgattggccagctcatcctctatgctctagaccactgattggccagctcatcctctatgctctagaccactgattggccagctcatcctctatgctctagaccactgattggccagctcatcctctagaccgctgattggccagctcatcctctatgctctagaccactgattggccagctcatcctctacgctctagaccactgattggccagctcatcctctagaccgctgattggccagctcatcctctatgctctagaccactgattggccagctcatcctctagaccgctgattggccagctcatcctctatgctctagaccactgattggccagctcatcctctatgctctagaccactgattggccagctcatcctctagaccgctgattggccagctcatcctctatgctctagaccactgattggccagctcatcctctacgctctagaccactgattggccagctcatcctctatgctctagaccactgattggccagctcatcctctatgctctagaccgctgattggccagctcatcctctatgctctagaccgctgattggccagctcatcctctacgctctagaccgctgattggccagctcatcctctacgctctagaccgctgattggccagctcatcctctacgctctagaccactgattggccagctcatcctctacgctctagaccactgattggccagctcatcctctatgctctagaccactgattggccagctcatcctctacgctctagaccactgattggccagctcatcctacTCAGGAGTAGCACATCATCCTCAAAGAGGAAAtcgttttttttaaatggtctctGTGAGATAGAAGTTTGAGGTgggttttttttttaagtattttttttcttctgccATTCATGCAATGGCCACAAATACGAGCATAGGATGAGTCAGAAACATTATTTttggtatgagttaacagaatgtTAACTTTTAAACGTAAGCTTTTGACTGGGCAGTTACTTTAAGCCAAATCCAACACTACAAACCAATGGGgtcaggactaggcttaatctgagtCTAACTGGCCTGTAGTGTGATTTCTGCGTGTGGGagtgtattttgtatttattaaggatacccattagctgctcttcctgggagtccagcaaaattaaagcagtttataccatttaaaaaaacattacaatacattcacagatttcacgacacactgtgtgccctcaggcccctacttcaccactaccacatatctacagtactaaatccatgtatgttatcatgtgtacgtgtgtgtgtgtatagtgcgtatgttatcatgtgtgtgtatacatgtgtctgtgcctatgtttgtgttgcttcacagtccctgctgttccataaggtgttttatctgtgtttttaaatctgattctactgctgcatcagttacctgatgtggaatagagttccatgtagtcatggctctatgtagtactgtgtacctACCATAGTCTTTTCTGggcttggggactgtgaagagacctcttgtggcatgtcttgtggggtatgcatgggtgtccgagctgtgtgccagtagttttgacagacagctcggtgcattcaacatgtcaatacctctcacaaatacaagtagcgatgaagtcaatctctcctccactttgagccaggagagattgacatgcatattattaatattagacTCTGTGTAcgtccaagggccagccgtgctgccctgttctgagccaattgtaattttcctaaaaTCCCTtattgtggcacctgaccacatgactgaacattagtccaggtgcgacaaaactagggcctgtaggacctgcctcaatatccacattatttattacaagatttagttgaggtttagtgaatgatttgtcccaaatataatgcttttagttaaaaaaataatatttaggactaagttattccttgccacccattctgaaactaactacaactctttgttaagtgttgcagtcatttcagtcgctgtagtagctgacgtgtatagtgttgagtcatccgcatacagagacacactggctttactcaaagctagtggcatgtcgttagtaaagattgaaaaatgtaatgggcctagacagctaccctggggaattcctgattctaactggattatgttggagaggcttccattaaagaacaccctctgtgttctgttagacagctaactctttatccacaatatagcagggggtgtaaagccataacacatacgtttttccagcaacagactatgatCGGTAATGTCAAAatctgcactgaagtctaacaaaggT contains the following coding sequences:
- the LOC120037893 gene encoding transmembrane protein 198-B-like; amino-acid sequence: MTSTSWPQLLAFKLISPPSDPGSPEWIFSCDEEIERRYEIVPSVVCSMCCLFGIIYCFFGYRCFKAVMFLTGLMFGSVIIFLLCYKERVLDTQLSVEASVGIGLGIGTLCGLVTMLVRSVGLFMVGLLLGLLLGIASLVVMGEFHHPRTVWVPLGVLLGSGMLFAVLTLQWQRFFTTLSTAVFGSAVITVTVDYFLELFALVRYMSERIKVAPPRPLCWFTWVVMGLWPVLALLGVLIQWKVTAEGYSHTEVVLSRQQRRVQLMRIHQKEERMQKEVRKKKKRRQKQYHHPPPLTTTNNKPLLPEPITYHRKPDHTLRFDGDVLSPSYIASFRDRQVDRRGYPHHGRPIARHHIADRDYDCGSQVPLTAPNGPAVRV